The following coding sequences lie in one Rutidosis leptorrhynchoides isolate AG116_Rl617_1_P2 chromosome 4, CSIRO_AGI_Rlap_v1, whole genome shotgun sequence genomic window:
- the LOC139843961 gene encoding steroid 5-alpha-reductase DET2, which produces MASSSSSSSSPDEVFFHYAVVTYLLIGPPTYISCRYITAPYGRHHREGWGPTIHPSLAWFLMESPTLWFTLILFPFGQHHSNPTSIFLISPFLFHYIHRTIIYPLRIHRGSKPVTRYPISIALMAFTYNLFNSYLQTRWVSHFADYDRTGVSFWIRVWVGLVVFVIGMVVNVKSDMILVRLKHDGKGGYKIPKGGLFEYVSCANYFGEIVEWLGWSLIIGSWVGLGFLLYTCANLVPRARANHKWYLEKFGEDYPRSRKAVIPFLY; this is translated from the coding sequence atggcatcatcatcatcatcatcatcatcaccagatGAAGTATTCTTCCACTACGCCGTCGTGACCTATTTACTAATCGGACCACCCACCTACATATCCTGCCGTTACATCACCGCACCATACGGCAGACACCACCGTGAAGGATGGGGTCCCACCATTCACCCATCACTCGCTTGGTTCCTAATGGAATCCCCTACTTTATGGTTCACTCTCATCCTCTTCCCATTTGGTCAACACCATTCCAACCCGACATCCATATTTTTAATCTCACCTTTTCTTTTCCATTACATCCATCGGACCATCATCTACCCGCTCCGTATCCACCGGGGATCCAAACCCGTCACCCGCTACCCGATTTCCATCGCACTCATGGCCTTCACTTACAACCTTTTCAACTCTTATTTACAGACCAGATGGGTGTCTCATTTTGCTGATTATGACCGTACTGGTGTCTCGTTTTGGATTCGGGTTTGGGTCGGTTTGGTGGTTTTTGTAATTGGTATGGTTGTGAACGTGAAATCGGATATGATACTGGTGAGATTGAAGCATGATGGAAAAGGTGGGTATAAGATTCCGAAAGGTGGGTTGTTTGAGTATGTGAGCTGTGCTAATTATTTTGGGGAGATTGTGGAATGGTTGGGTTGGAGTTTGATTATCGGGTCTTGGGTCGGGTTAGGGTTCTTGTTGTACACTTGTGCTAATTTGGTGCCGAGAGCACGTGCGAATCATAAATGGTATTTggagaaatttggtgaagattacCCGAGAAGTAGGAAGGCCGTGATTCCTTTTTTGTATTGA
- the LOC139843442 gene encoding E3 ubiquitin-protein ligase HAKAI homolog, whose translation MLQIRLSNKATTSESGGGAKLPSGETVTVACPDHLVLAELPVAKSLGSVSSVTHVKTVGRRSRRQLGERVHFCVQCDFPIAIYGRLIPCGHVFCLDCARSDSICYMCDERIQKIQTIKMMDGIFVCAAPHCLKSFLKKTDFEAHVHNVHADLVDPNPQKDANESEAASTKKPTTSDTTVQARTPRPVQDAEDRTPQTQPLVRPLIQPNPNANQPHGFDGPSPMHIQQQNFEYPVNDLQPPSNFVVPINPNVMVPASFGQPLYAGQQAGETVVDQGSLGYPQPWNVGPNGAPFDPSMMMNQGGFFQGGPPSNIPPLGGNGNLSLPLPPLPPPFGQAPGNFFAGGDPSQHGQAYGWQQDKHNSIGNGQD comes from the exons ATGCTTCAGATTCGGCTTAGCAACAAAGCTACAACGTCAGAAAGTGGTGGAGGTGCAAAGCTGCCATCAGGGGAGACTGTTACAGTTGCATGCCCTGATCATCTTGTTCTTGCTGAGCTTCCTGTTGCTAAGAGCCTTGGTTCTGTTAGTAGCGTTACTCATGTGAAGACTGTTGGTCGTAGGTCCCGCCGCCAACTTGGTGAACGTGTCCATTTCTGCGTTCAATGTGATTTTCCTATAGCTATTTATGGACGTTTG ATTCCTTGTGGGCATGTCTTCTGTTTGGATTGCGCTAGGAGTGACTCTATATGCTACAT GTGTGATGAGCGTATTCAAAAAATTCAGACAATAAAAATGATGGATGGCATCTTCGTATGCGCAGCTCCACACTGTTTAAAGTCCTTTCTTAAAAAAACCGACTTTGAAGCCCATGTACACAACGTCCATGCAGATCTTGTTGACCCAAATCCTCAAAAAGATGCAAACGAGTCTGAAGCTGCAAGCACCAAGAAACCAACAACTTCTGACACAACGGTTCAAGCCCGGACACCAAGACCAGTACAAGATGCTGAAGACCGCACCCCGCAGACCCAACCCCTTGTTAGACCACTCATACAGCCTAACCCGAACGCGAACCAGCCCCATGGTTTTGATGGGCCTAGCCCGATGCATATACAGCAACAGAATTTTGAGTACCCTGTGAATGACCTCCAACCACCTTCCAATTTTGTGGTACCGATCAACCCAAATGTTATGGTCCCTGCTTCATTCGGTCAACCACTTTATGCTGGTCAACAGGCTGGGGAAACAGTTGTGGATCAGGGTTCGTTGGGTTATCCTCAACCTTGGAATGTTGGACCAAATGGTGCACCTTTCGACCCGTCTATGATGATGAACCAAGGTGGTTTCTTTCAAGGTGGTCCACCATCCAATATACCACCACTAGGTGGTAATGGTAATCTGTCACTCCCGCTGCCGCCTCTACCTCCGCCGTTTGGTCAAGCTCCTGGTAATTTCTTTGCCGGTGGTGATCCAAGTCAGCATGGACAGGCGTACGGATGGCAACAAGACAAGCATAACAGTATCGGAAATGGTCAAGATTAA